One stretch of Novosphingobium pentaromativorans US6-1 DNA includes these proteins:
- a CDS encoding TonB-dependent receptor — protein sequence MTRFALMTATSLGAMLIATTAQAQQMSPDAQAMPSGEIVVTGTIVASEMKSIAEQRKADNIVNVLTADGIGRLPDRNAAEAVQRLPGVAIERDQGEGRFVAVRGLPSQWNSTLINGNRLPTAEEETTSRATAFDFFPSELIDQVVVAKAVTPDMEGDAIGGSVNFITRTAPETRTLQVSAGANYSEKADKAGFLASALYGDRIGKFGFVLSGTYYKRHWATDNYEPRRGGDGIGITRLELRDYTGVRETTGLNAAMEYAFDDGGKLYARGIYGSLSDDETHYKHRMNFASNRVEVQHIFNTLITELAGGEVGGIHMLGGDGAKFEWKAAHYENLFRYGDTPDSRDNSYFVVRFDQRNVGYQGLENRGSGNLAYNEIDGGTDPADAISNHLPSDFAMNPSLTRLSNVELYRIRVKETDRVVLQGDLTVPAGDSLTLKLGGKYRDKLRDATFEDLFYTWNPAAGPVPTLADFALMNQPGRSGYLDELAIGKQYSGQFSQVVSEKDIVAWYLANRDNLVLDEAGSATLANGGALGRTFRLYEKQAAGYVMGTWQPSDALTVLGGVRLEYTKTTVDGQVLVNGVLEKARSSNDYLAVLPSLHLTYHLDGDTNLRAAVTRTFARPDFGDLAPGGAFSEADLEFSGGNPDLKPTYSWNADLLFERYFGNDGVISAGAFFKRISNPIYDTRRVGTYRGIDGVTFLTPGNGAAGDLYGFEINAQRRLSFLPGLLSNLGVNANYTLIRSTFSLPDGREVRVPRQANNLANVAVYFDDGRFSTRLAMNYKGAYIEEYGSDAESDSYYGAYTSLDLTANWNLTDHVTLFGEASNLTNQKLHYYLGEKARPLQVEYYGRRFMLGVKASLF from the coding sequence ATGACCAGGTTCGCTCTCATGACCGCCACCAGCCTCGGGGCTATGCTCATCGCCACGACCGCGCAGGCACAGCAGATGTCGCCTGACGCGCAGGCCATGCCCTCGGGCGAAATCGTCGTCACCGGCACGATCGTCGCCAGCGAGATGAAATCGATCGCCGAGCAGCGCAAGGCAGACAATATCGTCAACGTCCTCACGGCGGACGGCATCGGCCGCCTGCCCGATCGCAACGCCGCCGAAGCCGTGCAGCGCCTGCCCGGCGTCGCCATCGAGCGCGACCAGGGCGAAGGCCGCTTCGTCGCGGTGCGCGGCCTGCCCTCGCAGTGGAACTCCACGCTCATCAACGGCAACCGCCTGCCCACCGCCGAGGAAGAGACCACCAGCCGGGCCACCGCCTTCGACTTCTTCCCGAGCGAGTTGATCGACCAGGTCGTCGTCGCCAAGGCCGTGACGCCCGACATGGAAGGCGATGCCATCGGCGGCTCGGTGAACTTCATCACCAGGACCGCCCCCGAGACGCGCACGCTGCAGGTGTCGGCAGGCGCCAATTACAGCGAAAAGGCGGACAAGGCAGGGTTCCTGGCGAGCGCGCTCTATGGCGACCGCATCGGCAAGTTCGGCTTCGTGCTTTCCGGCACGTACTACAAGCGCCACTGGGCCACCGACAACTACGAACCGCGCCGGGGCGGCGACGGCATCGGCATCACCCGCCTCGAACTGCGCGACTATACCGGCGTGCGCGAGACGACCGGCCTGAACGCGGCGATGGAATATGCCTTCGACGACGGCGGCAAGCTCTACGCGCGCGGGATCTACGGGTCGCTGAGCGATGACGAGACGCATTACAAGCACCGCATGAACTTCGCCTCGAACCGCGTCGAGGTGCAGCACATCTTCAACACTCTGATCACCGAACTGGCGGGCGGCGAAGTGGGCGGCATCCACATGCTCGGCGGCGATGGCGCAAAGTTCGAATGGAAGGCCGCGCACTACGAGAACCTGTTCCGTTATGGCGACACGCCCGACAGCCGGGACAACAGCTATTTCGTGGTCCGCTTCGACCAGCGCAACGTCGGCTATCAGGGACTCGAGAACCGGGGCTCTGGTAACCTTGCCTACAACGAGATCGACGGCGGCACCGATCCGGCCGATGCAATTTCCAACCATCTGCCGTCCGACTTCGCGATGAACCCCTCGCTCACCCGCCTTTCCAACGTGGAACTCTACCGCATCCGCGTGAAGGAGACGGACCGCGTGGTGCTGCAGGGCGATCTCACCGTTCCTGCGGGCGACAGTCTGACCCTGAAGCTTGGCGGCAAGTACCGCGACAAGCTGCGCGATGCCACGTTCGAAGACCTCTTCTACACCTGGAACCCGGCGGCAGGGCCCGTGCCGACATTGGCCGACTTCGCGCTGATGAACCAGCCAGGTCGCAGCGGCTACCTGGATGAACTGGCGATCGGCAAGCAGTACTCCGGCCAGTTCTCGCAAGTGGTCAGCGAGAAGGACATTGTCGCGTGGTATCTCGCCAACCGAGACAACCTCGTGCTCGACGAGGCCGGTTCGGCGACTCTGGCGAACGGCGGCGCATTGGGGCGCACCTTCCGCCTCTACGAAAAGCAGGCGGCAGGCTACGTCATGGGGACCTGGCAGCCCAGCGATGCACTGACCGTGCTGGGCGGCGTTCGCCTCGAATACACGAAAACTACCGTTGATGGGCAAGTGCTGGTCAACGGAGTGCTGGAAAAGGCGCGCAGTTCCAACGATTATCTCGCGGTGCTGCCCTCGCTCCACCTGACCTACCATCTCGATGGCGACACCAACCTGCGCGCCGCCGTCACCCGCACCTTCGCACGGCCCGACTTCGGAGACCTCGCTCCCGGCGGCGCATTCAGCGAGGCAGACCTTGAATTCTCGGGCGGCAACCCGGACCTCAAGCCGACTTACTCGTGGAACGCCGACCTGCTGTTCGAGCGCTATTTCGGCAACGACGGCGTCATCTCGGCGGGCGCCTTCTTCAAGCGCATTTCCAACCCGATCTACGACACCCGCCGCGTCGGCACCTATCGCGGCATCGACGGCGTAACCTTCCTCACCCCCGGCAACGGCGCCGCGGGCGACCTATACGGCTTCGAGATCAACGCGCAGCGCCGCCTGAGCTTCCTGCCGGGGCTGCTTTCGAACCTGGGCGTCAATGCCAACTACACGCTGATCCGCTCCACCTTCTCGCTGCCCGACGGGCGCGAGGTCCGGGTGCCGCGGCAGGCGAACAACCTTGCGAACGTGGCAGTCTATTTCGACGACGGCCGCTTCTCGACCCGCCTCGCGATGAACTACAAGGGTGCCTACATCGAAGAATACGGCAGCGATGCCGAAAGCGACAGCTACTACGGCGCCTACACCAGCCTCGACCTCACGGCGAACTGGAACCTGACCGATCATGTCACCCTGTTCGGCGAGGCGAGCAACCTCACGAACCAGAAGCTGCACTATTATCTGGGCGAAAAGGCGCGCCCGCTCCAGGTCGAATACTACGGTCGCCGCTTCATGCTGGGCGTCAAGGCCAGCCTGTTCTGA
- a CDS encoding NADH:flavin oxidoreductase — protein sequence MEHEDRNDGVASYRDKMLQGIDTDRHDASLKGQSASGVDFAPFFEPLTIGSTTLPNRIAMAPMTRNMSPGGVPDDKVAAYYRRRVEGGTGLVVTEGTYVPDPQAGFSPNVPRFYGQEALAGWSKVIDGVHAAGGCIWPQLWHVGLMPLPTDDFDVMDAISPSGLLRRDEQIGRAAQGEEIERAIHAFGEAAATAYRLGCDGIQIHGAHGYFIDQFFWDVTNLRSDDYGGDDLVTRSRTAIRIVEACRAATSPDFPISFRLSQWKQQDFTARLAETPQELERFLQPLADAGVDVFDCSTRRFWEPEFEGSDMNLAGWAKKLTGKLTSTVGSITLSNDLFSGYVEGAETSTGNLVRLLEMFERGDFDLFSVGRAAIADPAWANKVRSGYTDELAPFDIKFLMAAELN from the coding sequence ATGGAACACGAAGATCGCAACGATGGCGTTGCAAGCTACAGGGATAAAATGCTTCAGGGGATCGACACCGACAGGCACGACGCAAGCCTGAAGGGGCAGTCGGCTTCCGGAGTGGATTTTGCACCCTTTTTCGAACCGCTGACGATCGGTTCGACCACACTGCCCAATCGCATTGCGATGGCACCGATGACGCGCAACATGTCGCCCGGTGGGGTGCCGGATGACAAGGTGGCCGCCTATTACCGGCGCCGCGTCGAAGGCGGGACCGGCCTGGTGGTGACAGAAGGCACGTATGTTCCCGATCCGCAGGCAGGCTTTTCGCCCAATGTTCCGCGCTTCTACGGGCAGGAGGCCCTTGCTGGCTGGAGCAAGGTCATCGACGGAGTGCACGCAGCGGGCGGCTGTATCTGGCCGCAGCTCTGGCACGTCGGGTTGATGCCTCTGCCGACCGACGATTTCGATGTCATGGACGCAATCAGTCCATCCGGCTTGCTGCGACGCGACGAGCAGATCGGTCGTGCAGCGCAAGGTGAAGAGATCGAGCGGGCGATCCATGCTTTCGGCGAAGCTGCCGCAACCGCGTACAGGCTCGGTTGCGACGGCATCCAGATTCATGGTGCGCATGGATATTTCATCGACCAGTTCTTCTGGGACGTGACCAACCTGCGGAGCGACGACTACGGGGGCGATGATCTGGTAACGCGCTCGCGAACGGCGATCCGTATTGTCGAGGCGTGCCGGGCCGCGACTTCGCCCGATTTCCCGATCTCGTTCCGCCTGTCGCAGTGGAAGCAACAGGATTTCACCGCCCGCCTGGCTGAAACGCCGCAGGAACTTGAGCGTTTTCTGCAGCCCCTGGCCGATGCTGGGGTCGACGTCTTCGACTGCTCCACACGCCGGTTCTGGGAACCGGAATTCGAAGGCAGCGATATGAATCTTGCGGGCTGGGCCAAGAAGCTGACCGGCAAACTGACCTCTACGGTGGGGTCGATTACCCTGAGCAACGATCTGTTTTCGGGCTATGTCGAAGGTGCGGAAACCTCCACCGGCAATCTCGTGCGCCTGCTTGAAATGTTCGAGCGCGGAGACTTCGATCTGTTCAGCGTCGGGCGGGCTGCAATCGCCGATCCGGCATGGGCGAACAAGGTCCGCAGTGGCTACACCGACGAACTGGCGCCTTTCGACATCAAATTTCTCATGGCAGCAGAGCTCAACTGA
- the phnX gene encoding phosphonoacetaldehyde hydrolase, translating into MTDTRSPIAAVLFDWAGTMIDFGSRAPVMAMARVFDEAGVAVEEPVVRRYMGKAKREHVVAILSEPEIAVRWREAKGAEWTEADVDALMLRLEPAMQECAALCRELIPGAVENFEMLRARGIRVGSTTGYTRTMMADIIPAAAQQGYAPEVIVCAGETAQGRPAPLMLWKAMVEMGVWPAEACIAVDDAPVGIEAGRHAGMWSVGLAGSGNGVGLDHAAFTALSAAAKAERMSAVVAEFAAAGADFVIESVADLDLAVAAASRAIAQGSKPGAEPARFLGGTTA; encoded by the coding sequence ATGACCGATACCCGCTCGCCGATCGCCGCCGTGCTGTTCGATTGGGCCGGCACGATGATCGACTTCGGCTCACGCGCGCCGGTTATGGCGATGGCGCGCGTCTTCGACGAGGCCGGCGTTGCGGTCGAGGAACCGGTGGTGCGCCGCTACATGGGCAAGGCCAAGCGCGAGCACGTCGTCGCCATTCTGAGCGAGCCGGAAATCGCCGTGCGCTGGCGAGAGGCCAAAGGTGCGGAATGGACCGAGGCCGACGTTGACGCCCTGATGCTCCGGCTCGAGCCCGCCATGCAGGAATGCGCCGCGCTATGCCGCGAACTGATCCCGGGGGCGGTCGAAAACTTCGAAATGCTGCGTGCGCGCGGCATTCGGGTGGGATCGACCACCGGCTACACCCGCACGATGATGGCCGACATCATCCCCGCTGCCGCCCAGCAGGGCTATGCGCCCGAAGTGATCGTCTGCGCCGGCGAGACCGCGCAAGGCCGTCCTGCACCGTTGATGCTGTGGAAGGCCATGGTCGAGATGGGCGTGTGGCCTGCCGAGGCCTGCATTGCGGTCGACGATGCGCCGGTTGGCATCGAAGCCGGCCGACACGCGGGTATGTGGAGCGTCGGCCTCGCAGGCTCGGGCAACGGCGTCGGTCTCGACCATGCCGCCTTCACCGCGCTTTCAGCCGCTGCGAAGGCCGAGCGCATGAGCGCGGTCGTCGCGGAGTTCGCAGCGGCCGGGGCAGATTTCGTGATCGAGAGCGTGGCCGACCTCGACCTTGCCGTCGCGGCGGCAAGCCGGGCCATCGCGCAAGGGTCGAAGCCCGGCGCCGAGCCTGCGCGTTTCCTTGGCGGAACGACCGCGTGA
- a CDS encoding cyclase family protein produces MAIDFDKAAERLRNWGRWGEDDQRGTINHVGPEALKRAAAEVVSGKLISLGLEFSQDGPQIPEITKRPNPQLLASDLDQIFNPANPRSRFNDDVIVMPLQSATQWDALSHVHYDGEMYNGCKASECLTARGTKKNGVHHLGSPGIMSRGVLLDIARLHGVDELPADHKISPDELNRACEKFGVTVEAGDIVVVRTGHLRTFTVRKDKTKVAGFQAGLGAECAEWLYDKSAAAVAADNIAVEFLGMESLTQEVVLPFHMLAIRDMGMPLGELFDLEALSQDCAADGRYSFLLSAPPLKVTGAFGSPINPIVLK; encoded by the coding sequence TTGGCTATAGATTTCGACAAGGCGGCCGAGCGGCTGCGCAACTGGGGCCGCTGGGGCGAGGACGACCAGCGCGGCACCATCAACCACGTGGGTCCCGAAGCGCTGAAGCGTGCAGCGGCCGAAGTGGTTTCGGGCAAGTTGATCAGCCTTGGTCTTGAGTTCAGCCAAGACGGGCCGCAGATCCCCGAGATCACAAAGCGTCCCAACCCGCAACTGCTGGCCAGCGATCTCGACCAGATCTTCAATCCGGCCAATCCGCGTTCGCGTTTCAATGACGACGTGATCGTCATGCCGCTGCAGTCGGCCACCCAGTGGGACGCGCTGAGCCATGTCCACTACGACGGCGAGATGTACAACGGCTGCAAGGCAAGCGAATGCCTGACGGCGCGCGGCACAAAGAAGAACGGGGTGCACCATCTCGGCTCCCCGGGCATCATGTCGCGCGGCGTTCTGCTCGACATCGCCCGCCTGCACGGGGTGGATGAGCTTCCCGCCGACCACAAGATCAGCCCCGACGAGTTGAACCGGGCCTGCGAGAAGTTCGGCGTCACTGTCGAGGCGGGCGACATCGTAGTCGTTCGCACGGGCCATCTGCGCACTTTCACGGTACGCAAGGACAAGACGAAAGTGGCGGGCTTCCAGGCCGGCCTTGGCGCCGAGTGCGCGGAATGGCTGTACGACAAGTCCGCCGCCGCTGTGGCGGCCGATAATATCGCGGTCGAGTTTCTCGGCATGGAAAGCCTGACCCAGGAAGTCGTGCTCCCTTTCCACATGCTCGCCATCCGCGACATGGGGATGCCGCTGGGTGAACTGTTCGACCTCGAGGCCCTGTCGCAGGATTGTGCCGCAGACGGGCGCTACTCGTTCCTGCTGTCGGCTCCTCCGCTCAAGGTGACCGGCGCGTTCGGCTCACCGATCAATCCGATCGTTCTGAAATAG
- a CDS encoding DUF5690 family protein, translating to MNPLAAAQVAPGMPASRRIPPLREWLAQGHPWALALYAGLASFAAYSAMYAFRKPFTAATYADVAGWEGVIDFKIALVIAQVAGYAVSKIIGVKIVSEMVAARRGVAIVGLIGLAWVALVLFAVLPIAWKVAALFLNGLPLGMIWGIVFGYVEGRRTSEVIAAVLCASFIVASGVVKSAGVWLMTHLQIGEFWMPAATGALFFPLLILAVIGLAQLPPPSAEEQAERMARPPMAAEARRAFLREYGPGVAVLVFAYVLFTALRDLRDNFAAEIWTELGYAGVSEVFSASEIPVAVVTLAILASLVLVRDNRRALVAIHAIVMAGAVLIGGSTLAFQFGALGPLPWMILSGLGLYLGYAPFNAMLFDRLVAATRRAGTAGFLIYVADASGYVGSVTLTLLRNMPGISMDWLHFFIWLAYATAGICLSMATISLVYFMNKFDK from the coding sequence GTGAACCCGCTTGCGGCGGCTCAGGTGGCGCCGGGCATGCCCGCTTCGCGGCGCATCCCGCCGCTGCGCGAATGGCTGGCGCAGGGCCATCCCTGGGCACTGGCGCTCTATGCAGGGCTTGCCAGCTTCGCCGCATATTCGGCGATGTACGCCTTCCGCAAGCCGTTCACCGCCGCAACCTATGCCGACGTGGCCGGCTGGGAGGGCGTGATCGATTTCAAGATCGCGCTGGTGATCGCCCAGGTCGCGGGATACGCGGTCTCGAAGATCATCGGCGTCAAGATCGTCTCCGAAATGGTCGCGGCACGGCGGGGCGTGGCCATCGTCGGCCTTATTGGCCTGGCATGGGTCGCGTTGGTGCTCTTCGCCGTGCTGCCGATCGCATGGAAAGTGGCCGCACTGTTCCTCAACGGCCTGCCGCTTGGCATGATCTGGGGCATCGTCTTCGGCTATGTCGAGGGGCGGCGAACGAGCGAAGTCATCGCGGCGGTACTCTGCGCCAGCTTCATCGTCGCCTCGGGTGTAGTGAAGTCGGCGGGCGTTTGGCTGATGACGCACTTGCAGATAGGCGAGTTCTGGATGCCCGCTGCCACCGGCGCGCTGTTCTTTCCGCTGCTGATCCTCGCCGTCATCGGCCTTGCCCAACTGCCGCCACCGAGCGCGGAGGAACAGGCGGAGCGCATGGCCCGTCCGCCAATGGCGGCCGAGGCCCGCCGCGCCTTCCTGCGCGAATACGGTCCCGGCGTGGCAGTGCTCGTCTTCGCCTACGTCCTGTTCACTGCTCTGCGCGACTTGCGTGACAACTTCGCCGCCGAAATCTGGACCGAACTGGGCTACGCGGGCGTCTCCGAAGTCTTTTCCGCCAGCGAGATCCCGGTCGCGGTGGTGACGCTGGCGATCCTGGCGAGCCTGGTGCTGGTCCGCGACAACCGGCGGGCCCTGGTCGCGATCCATGCCATCGTCATGGCGGGGGCCGTGCTGATCGGCGGCTCCACGCTCGCTTTCCAGTTCGGTGCGCTGGGACCGCTGCCATGGATGATCCTGTCGGGCCTTGGCCTCTACCTCGGCTATGCACCGTTCAATGCGATGCTGTTCGATCGCCTCGTCGCCGCGACCCGTCGGGCGGGCACGGCGGGCTTCCTGATCTATGTCGCCGATGCCTCGGGCTATGTCGGGAGCGTGACACTGACGCTGCTTCGCAACATGCCGGGGATTTCGATGGACTGGCTGCATTTCTTCATCTGGTTGGCTTACGCCACAGCGGGCATATGCCTGTCGATGGCGACAATTTCTCTGGTATATTTTATGAATAAATTTGATAAATGA
- a CDS encoding LysR family transcriptional regulator yields MSVNFLHLRSFYAVASERSVSKAARRLNISQPTLSKQLKALEERYKVKLIEGLRPPLTLTTAGRALYEKAERLFGIADEIGALLGEDEIDSGALLRLGTDSPPYAAEFMAAFKAAVPNAHFRVTIANALQTNELLLKAQVDIGIICEPAVESDYTYAPLYKDRLVAIVPSSWPDDGSGIMPLERIADEIVMVREATSRTLSTMNRLLADVGIAPGQTMQLHTREMIREAVAQGLGMSLMFEKECPPDSRIRVLPLDTTSSLIEVKGYLAVRSERKRMPLIRRSLEIARALAKTGI; encoded by the coding sequence ATGAGCGTCAATTTCCTCCACCTGCGTTCGTTTTATGCCGTTGCTTCGGAGCGCAGCGTCAGCAAGGCCGCGCGGCGGCTGAATATTTCGCAGCCGACATTGTCCAAGCAACTCAAGGCGCTGGAGGAACGCTACAAGGTCAAGCTGATCGAAGGCTTGCGCCCCCCTCTGACACTGACCACGGCAGGCCGCGCGCTTTACGAAAAGGCGGAGCGCCTGTTCGGGATCGCCGACGAGATCGGCGCGTTGCTCGGCGAGGACGAAATCGACAGCGGCGCGCTCCTGCGCCTCGGTACTGACTCGCCCCCTTACGCCGCCGAATTCATGGCTGCCTTCAAGGCTGCGGTGCCCAACGCGCATTTCCGCGTCACCATCGCCAACGCCCTGCAGACCAACGAACTGCTGCTGAAGGCACAGGTCGACATCGGCATCATCTGCGAGCCCGCGGTCGAAAGCGACTACACTTATGCGCCGCTCTACAAGGACCGGCTCGTTGCCATCGTGCCCTCTTCCTGGCCAGACGATGGATCAGGCATCATGCCGCTGGAGCGGATCGCCGACGAGATCGTGATGGTGCGCGAGGCAACCTCGCGCACGCTGTCGACGATGAACCGCCTGCTTGCCGACGTCGGCATCGCGCCGGGACAGACCATGCAGCTTCACACGCGCGAAATGATCCGCGAGGCCGTCGCGCAAGGCCTCGGCATGAGCCTGATGTTCGAAAAGGAGTGTCCGCCGGACAGCCGCATCCGCGTTCTGCCCCTGGATACGACGTCCTCGCTCATCGAAGTGAAGGGCTACTTGGCGGTTCGGTCGGAGCGAAAACGGATGCCTCTTATTCGGAGGTCGTTGGAGATCGCTCGTGCGTTGGCGAAAACCGGCATCTGA
- a CDS encoding SDR family oxidoreductase produces the protein MSLTGKTVFISGGSRGIGLAIAKRAAADGANIVVAAKTAEPHRYLPGTIHSAAEEIEAAGGKALPLVLDVRDPDAIEAAMARAADRFGGIDIVINNASAIFKTPVEETEVKRYDLMMDVNVRGTFFTSKAAAPYLLKSGNPHVLTMAPPINLDPKWFAGHVAYTMSKYGMAMTVLGMAEEFRGAGIAFNALWPRYGIATAAIEYAAADAEALRHCRTPEIMADAAYAILNRPSRECTGNFFIDDTLLASEGVTDFSPYRIDPAVPLREGMFLIESNAPPPGA, from the coding sequence ATGAGCCTGACGGGCAAGACGGTTTTCATCAGCGGCGGCAGCCGGGGCATTGGCCTTGCCATCGCGAAACGCGCAGCTGCAGACGGCGCCAATATCGTGGTCGCGGCCAAGACGGCGGAACCGCATCGCTACCTGCCCGGCACGATCCATTCCGCAGCGGAAGAAATCGAGGCGGCCGGCGGCAAGGCCCTGCCCCTGGTTCTGGACGTACGCGATCCCGATGCGATCGAAGCAGCGATGGCGCGGGCAGCTGACCGTTTCGGCGGCATCGACATCGTGATCAACAACGCTTCGGCCATCTTCAAGACGCCCGTCGAAGAGACCGAGGTCAAGCGCTATGACCTGATGATGGACGTCAATGTCCGGGGCACTTTCTTCACCAGCAAGGCCGCTGCCCCCTACCTTCTCAAGTCCGGCAATCCGCATGTGCTGACCATGGCTCCGCCGATCAACCTCGATCCGAAGTGGTTCGCCGGCCATGTCGCCTACACCATGTCGAAATACGGCATGGCGATGACCGTTCTGGGCATGGCCGAAGAGTTTCGCGGCGCGGGCATTGCGTTCAATGCCCTGTGGCCCCGCTACGGCATCGCAACCGCCGCGATCGAGTATGCCGCCGCCGATGCCGAAGCCTTGCGTCATTGCCGGACGCCAGAGATCATGGCGGATGCCGCCTATGCGATCCTCAACAGGCCTTCGCGCGAATGCACCGGCAACTTCTTCATCGACGATACTCTGCTGGCCAGCGAGGGCGTGACGGACTTCTCACCCTACCGCATCGATCCCGCCGTCCCGCTGCGCGAAGGCATGTTCCTGATCGAGAGCAACGCACCGCCGCCGGGGGCCTGA
- a CDS encoding TIGR03364 family FAD-dependent oxidoreductase translates to MSGIIGKFDVAVVGRGIVGLAHALAAARCGKSVLVVDRNARATGASIRNFGFVTVTGQERHDMWPLARRAREVWTQVAPRAGIAIHQEGLALPVRRKAAVSVLEAFMQTEMGEQCRLVSDAQLRRIDPATPFAACEAALLSPHELRVEAREAVPLLAAWLEREMGVTFAPPASVIACEQGRAVTADGEYHAEAIFVCPGDDLNALFPRVIAEHAVTRCKLQMMRLAAPGFRLPRPVMSDLGLARYEGYAALPEAQPLIAQLRAEQGAHLEAGVHLIVAQSADGSLVVGDSHDYGDAPDPFHHEAVDRLVLDEFEAVLGPAPQAIERWVGVYASSPEQNWFSRTVADGVHVTVVTCGAGMSTAFAIGERVVTGALNAPIKEIA, encoded by the coding sequence ATGTCAGGCATTATCGGAAAATTCGACGTCGCGGTCGTGGGCCGCGGCATCGTGGGGCTGGCCCATGCCCTCGCCGCCGCACGGTGCGGCAAATCGGTGCTGGTGGTCGACCGCAACGCCCGCGCCACTGGGGCAAGCATCCGCAACTTCGGGTTCGTGACCGTCACCGGGCAAGAACGCCATGACATGTGGCCGCTCGCACGCCGCGCCCGCGAGGTCTGGACGCAAGTCGCTCCGCGCGCCGGGATCGCCATCCATCAGGAAGGGCTTGCCCTGCCGGTCCGCCGCAAGGCCGCCGTATCGGTGCTCGAAGCGTTCATGCAGACCGAGATGGGCGAACAGTGCCGTCTCGTCTCCGACGCACAGCTGCGCCGCATCGACCCCGCCACGCCGTTCGCCGCGTGCGAGGCCGCACTGCTCAGCCCGCACGAATTGCGGGTCGAAGCGCGCGAGGCGGTGCCGCTGCTGGCGGCCTGGCTGGAACGCGAGATGGGGGTCACCTTCGCGCCGCCCGCCAGCGTCATCGCCTGCGAGCAGGGCCGCGCGGTCACCGCCGATGGCGAATACCATGCCGAAGCGATCTTCGTGTGCCCCGGCGACGACCTGAACGCGCTGTTTCCCCGCGTCATAGCCGAGCACGCGGTGACGCGTTGCAAACTGCAGATGATGCGCCTCGCCGCCCCCGGCTTCCGCCTGCCGCGCCCGGTGATGAGCGACCTCGGCCTCGCCCGCTACGAAGGCTATGCGGCGCTGCCCGAGGCGCAGCCGCTGATCGCGCAGCTTCGCGCGGAGCAGGGCGCGCACCTCGAGGCCGGGGTCCATCTGATCGTCGCCCAGTCGGCGGACGGCTCGCTCGTCGTGGGAGACAGCCACGATTACGGCGATGCCCCCGATCCCTTCCATCACGAGGCGGTCGATCGCCTTGTCCTCGACGAGTTCGAGGCCGTGCTCGGCCCGGCCCCGCAGGCCATCGAACGCTGGGTGGGCGTCTATGCCTCGTCGCCGGAACAGAACTGGTTCAGCCGCACCGTCGCCGATGGCGTCCATGTCACAGTGGTGACGTGCGGCGCGGGCATGTCCACCGCCTTCGCCATCGGCGAGCGCGTGGTCACCGGCGCGCTGAATGCCCCCATCAAGGAGATTGCATGA
- a CDS encoding alpha/beta fold hydrolase, with product MISETGNICTPEGVSLTYNTIGEGPSVILLHGGGQTRHSWSRTAHTLAGLGYRAISVDARGHGDSDWTDHYSLEAFAIDLKAVIASLQPGPAPAVIGASLGGLTAIVALGSDDPPPASALVLVDIAAKIKQEGAHQIRDFMAANTDGFASVEEAADAVSKYMTDRPRPKDVSGLRKNLREIDGRFYWHWDPSFMTGSAKQEVPQTRISIDEPAARLRLPVMLVRGEHSTVIDEESIAHFRDLVPHVETEEVVGAGHMVAGDANSPFTFAIIDFLTRHYPASIKD from the coding sequence ATGATCTCAGAGACAGGCAATATCTGCACGCCGGAAGGGGTCAGCCTGACCTATAACACGATTGGCGAAGGGCCCTCTGTCATCCTCCTGCATGGCGGCGGTCAGACCCGCCATTCCTGGTCCAGGACCGCGCATACCTTGGCCGGATTGGGCTATCGCGCGATTAGCGTGGATGCGCGCGGGCATGGTGACAGCGACTGGACCGATCACTACAGCCTCGAAGCCTTCGCTATCGACCTGAAGGCGGTTATCGCCTCGCTCCAGCCGGGGCCCGCGCCCGCGGTCATCGGCGCATCGCTGGGCGGGCTGACCGCGATCGTTGCCCTGGGCAGTGACGACCCGCCGCCTGCGTCGGCGCTGGTGCTTGTCGACATCGCAGCCAAGATCAAGCAGGAGGGCGCGCATCAGATCCGCGATTTCATGGCTGCGAACACGGACGGCTTCGCTTCGGTAGAGGAAGCGGCGGATGCTGTGTCCAAATACATGACGGACAGGCCAAGGCCCAAGGACGTCTCAGGCCTTCGCAAGAACCTGCGCGAGATCGATGGCCGGTTCTACTGGCATTGGGATCCCAGCTTCATGACGGGAAGCGCCAAGCAAGAGGTACCGCAGACGCGGATCTCGATCGACGAACCCGCCGCGCGCCTGCGGCTGCCGGTCATGCTGGTTCGGGGAGAGCACAGCACAGTGATCGACGAGGAGTCGATCGCCCACTTTCGCGATCTGGTCCCGCATGTGGAGACCGAGGAGGTGGTCGGTGCGGGGCATATGGTGGCTGGCGACGCGAACAGCCCCTTCACGTTCGCCATCATCGATTTCCTGACGCGGCATTATCCGGCGTCGATCAAGGACTGA